The Euphorbia lathyris chromosome 8, ddEupLath1.1, whole genome shotgun sequence genome has a window encoding:
- the LOC136202519 gene encoding alpha/beta hydrolase domain-containing protein WAV2 isoform X3, producing the protein MVSYVNALLYGVGGLVVAGMALLVAFQEKLVYVPVLPGLTKSYSITPARLRLIYEDVWLRSSDGVRLHAWFIKLFPECRGPTILFFQENAGNIAHRLEMVRIMIQRLQCNVFMLSYRGYGASDGYPSQHGIAMDAQAALDHLHQRTDIDTSRIVVFGRSLGGAVGALLTKNNPEKVAGLILENTFTSILDMAGVLLPFLKWFIGRTHSKGPKILNFVVRSPWSTIDVIGQVKQPILFLSGLQDEMVPSSHMQMLYAKAAAHNKECIFVEFPTGMHMDTWLAGGDHYWSTIQQFLEKNVPEKENESYDDDKDFEGR; encoded by the exons ATGGTGTCGTACGTCAACGCCTTGCTCTACGGAGTGGGCGGCTTGGTGGTGGCGGGGATGGCACTGCTCGTCGCTTTCCAAGAGAAGTTAGTCTATGTCCCCGTCTTGCCTGGTCTCACCAAGTCCTACTCGATTACTCCCGCTCGACTCCGTCTAATTTATGAGGACGTTTGGCTCAGATCCTCTGATGGTGTCCGCCTCCATGCTTGGTTCATCAAGCTCTTCCCTGAATGCCGAG GCCCTACCATCTTGTTTTTCCAGGAGAATGCTGGAA ATATTGCTCATCGTCTTGAGATGGTTCGAATAATGATACAGAGGTTACAATGCAACGTGTTCATGCTTTCATATAGAGG CTACGGAGCAAGTGATGGGTACCCTTCCCAACATGGAATTGCAATGGATGCTCAG GCTGCACTGGATCATCTTCATCAGAGGACTGACATCGACACATCTAGAATAGTTGTGTTTGGGAGGTCACTTGGAGGTGCTGTTGGGGCTTTGTTGACCAAGAACAACCCTGAAAAg GTTGCTGGCCTGATACTGGAAAATACTTTTACATCTATTCTAGACATGGCTGGTGTCCTACTGCCCTTCTTAAAGTGGTTTATTGGACGTACTCATTCAAAAGGTCCCAAAATTCTTAATTTTGTTGTACGTTCTCCATGGAGCACCATTGATGTCATAGGCCAG GTTAAGCAGCCTATCCTTTTCCTCTCTGGATTGCAAGATGAAATGGTGCCTTCATCTCATATGCAAATGCTGTATGCTAAGGCAGCTGCTCATAACAAGGAATGCATCTTTGTGGAATTTCCTACTGGTATGCACATGGACACCTGGCTAGCTGGTGGTGACCATTATTGGAGTACAATTCAGCAGTTCCTCGAGAAGAATGTCCCAGAGAAGGAGAATGAGTCTTACGATGATGACAAAG ATTTTGAGGGAAGGTGA
- the LOC136202519 gene encoding alpha/beta hydrolase domain-containing protein WAV2 isoform X1, with protein MVSYVNALLYGVGGLVVAGMALLVAFQEKLVYVPVLPGLTKSYSITPARLRLIYEDVWLRSSDGVRLHAWFIKLFPECRGPTILFFQENAGNIAHRLEMVRIMIQRLQCNVFMLSYRGYGASDGYPSQHGIAMDAQAALDHLHQRTDIDTSRIVVFGRSLGGAVGALLTKNNPEKVAGLILENTFTSILDMAGVLLPFLKWFIGRTHSKGPKILNFVVRSPWSTIDVIGQVKQPILFLSGLQDEMVPSSHMQMLYAKAAAHNKECIFVEFPTGMHMDTWLAGGDHYWSTIQQFLEKNVPEKENESYDDDKAAAVKSSM; from the exons ATGGTGTCGTACGTCAACGCCTTGCTCTACGGAGTGGGCGGCTTGGTGGTGGCGGGGATGGCACTGCTCGTCGCTTTCCAAGAGAAGTTAGTCTATGTCCCCGTCTTGCCTGGTCTCACCAAGTCCTACTCGATTACTCCCGCTCGACTCCGTCTAATTTATGAGGACGTTTGGCTCAGATCCTCTGATGGTGTCCGCCTCCATGCTTGGTTCATCAAGCTCTTCCCTGAATGCCGAG GCCCTACCATCTTGTTTTTCCAGGAGAATGCTGGAA ATATTGCTCATCGTCTTGAGATGGTTCGAATAATGATACAGAGGTTACAATGCAACGTGTTCATGCTTTCATATAGAGG CTACGGAGCAAGTGATGGGTACCCTTCCCAACATGGAATTGCAATGGATGCTCAG GCTGCACTGGATCATCTTCATCAGAGGACTGACATCGACACATCTAGAATAGTTGTGTTTGGGAGGTCACTTGGAGGTGCTGTTGGGGCTTTGTTGACCAAGAACAACCCTGAAAAg GTTGCTGGCCTGATACTGGAAAATACTTTTACATCTATTCTAGACATGGCTGGTGTCCTACTGCCCTTCTTAAAGTGGTTTATTGGACGTACTCATTCAAAAGGTCCCAAAATTCTTAATTTTGTTGTACGTTCTCCATGGAGCACCATTGATGTCATAGGCCAG GTTAAGCAGCCTATCCTTTTCCTCTCTGGATTGCAAGATGAAATGGTGCCTTCATCTCATATGCAAATGCTGTATGCTAAGGCAGCTGCTCATAACAAGGAATGCATCTTTGTGGAATTTCCTACTGGTATGCACATGGACACCTGGCTAGCTGGTGGTGACCATTATTGGAGTACAATTCAGCAGTTCCTCGAGAAGAATGTCCCAGAGAAGGAGAATGAGTCTTACGATGATGACAAAG CTGCAGCAGTTAAAAGCTCTATGTGA
- the LOC136202519 gene encoding alpha/beta hydrolase domain-containing protein WAV2 isoform X2, which produces MVSYVNALLYGVGGLVVAGMALLVAFQEKLVYVPVLPGLTKSYSITPARLRLIYEDVWLRSSDGVRLHAWFIKLFPECRGPTILFFQENAGNIAHRLEMVRIMIQRLQCNVFMLSYRGYGASDGYPSQHGIAMDAQAALDHLHQRTDIDTSRIVVFGRSLGGAVGALLTKNNPEKVAGLILENTFTSILDMAGVLLPFLKWFIGRTHSKGPKILNFVVRSPWSTIDVIGQVKQPILFLSGLQDEMVPSSHMQMLYAKAAAHNKECIFVEFPTGMHMDTWLAGGDHYWSTIQQFLEKNVPEKENESYDDDKAVKSSM; this is translated from the exons ATGGTGTCGTACGTCAACGCCTTGCTCTACGGAGTGGGCGGCTTGGTGGTGGCGGGGATGGCACTGCTCGTCGCTTTCCAAGAGAAGTTAGTCTATGTCCCCGTCTTGCCTGGTCTCACCAAGTCCTACTCGATTACTCCCGCTCGACTCCGTCTAATTTATGAGGACGTTTGGCTCAGATCCTCTGATGGTGTCCGCCTCCATGCTTGGTTCATCAAGCTCTTCCCTGAATGCCGAG GCCCTACCATCTTGTTTTTCCAGGAGAATGCTGGAA ATATTGCTCATCGTCTTGAGATGGTTCGAATAATGATACAGAGGTTACAATGCAACGTGTTCATGCTTTCATATAGAGG CTACGGAGCAAGTGATGGGTACCCTTCCCAACATGGAATTGCAATGGATGCTCAG GCTGCACTGGATCATCTTCATCAGAGGACTGACATCGACACATCTAGAATAGTTGTGTTTGGGAGGTCACTTGGAGGTGCTGTTGGGGCTTTGTTGACCAAGAACAACCCTGAAAAg GTTGCTGGCCTGATACTGGAAAATACTTTTACATCTATTCTAGACATGGCTGGTGTCCTACTGCCCTTCTTAAAGTGGTTTATTGGACGTACTCATTCAAAAGGTCCCAAAATTCTTAATTTTGTTGTACGTTCTCCATGGAGCACCATTGATGTCATAGGCCAG GTTAAGCAGCCTATCCTTTTCCTCTCTGGATTGCAAGATGAAATGGTGCCTTCATCTCATATGCAAATGCTGTATGCTAAGGCAGCTGCTCATAACAAGGAATGCATCTTTGTGGAATTTCCTACTGGTATGCACATGGACACCTGGCTAGCTGGTGGTGACCATTATTGGAGTACAATTCAGCAGTTCCTCGAGAAGAATGTCCCAGAGAAGGAGAATGAGTCTTACGATGATGACAAAG CAGTTAAAAGCTCTATGTGA